The sequence TTCCTGTCCTTTACCGGAATATCCATGCTCTGATTAACTTCTTTATCATGCAGCCTGGAATGAGCCACCTCATGCACCATTGTTTTCAAAGTCTGGCTTTCGCTCATATTTTCCTGAACAGCAATCCGTTTTTCTGCTGTACTGAAATACCCTTTGGAATCGCCGGGAATATCTTCAAATGCAATCGGAACAGGAGAAATATTCATAAGCGCCTGGACAAAATCCTCATATCCCTCCACCGTAGATAACAGCTCATTCACTTCCAGTTCCGGAATAGGCTTGCCATCCGTCTGCGATACATCAAAAACAGATACCGCACGAAAGGCAGGAATGGTAACCTCTGTTTCCTCTTTCTGCGGCATACCGTTTTCATCAAACATCATTTCTCCCGTTACAGGGTCTAACTTATCACGTTCCTCTTTGATTTTATAAGGAGCTGGTGCAAGAATACGGATTGCCTTTTCTCCTTTATTGACGTGCCGCTCAAAGTTCTTCTGCCACGCCTGATAACCTGCCACCAGCGTAGCTTCCGGCTTCTGCATGGCAATCAGCAGCGTATTATTAAAACTGTAATTATGAAATTTTGACATGGTACTGAGATAGCTTTTATATTTTTCACTCTCAAAAAGCTCTTTCAAACCAGCTTCCAGCTTATCCGTAATCTCTTTGACTTTTTGCTTTTCACTCATGTAAACGGTATTTTTATCTTCCATAATTCGATTGTCCTTTCTTTTTTCCACGCAAAAAAGACAACCATCTCTGATTGTCTTTTTCGATATGCCTATTCAATTTGCATCTTTTTTAGATTGCTTTTTTATTACTCTTCTTTCTTTTCTGTATCCTTCTCTAAAATATTGTTCACTAATTTTTGGAGTTCATTGCGATTTGGCAGATACAATTCATATTTTGAAACAAATAAATTGCTGTCCATACCGTAAGTTGCATATTCTACAAGCAGTTCATCTTTGTTATGACTCAGGATAATGCCAATCGGTGGGTTATCATCTGCCATATTTTCTTCTTTTGCGAAATACCCCATATACATATTCATCTGACCGATGTCTATATGCTGGACGGAATTTTTCTTTAAATCAATCAGCACAAAGCATTTCAAAATTCTGTGGTAAAATACCAAGTCCACATGGTAATGAATATTGTTTACAGTTAAGGGATACTGCCTGCCCACAAAGGTAAATCCTTTTCCTAATTCCAACAAGAATTTTTGGAGATTATCTATTATTTTCTGCTCCAAGTCTTCCTCACTATAACGCTCTTTCTCCGGAAGTCCCAAAAATTCTAATGTGTAAGTATCCTTGATAACATCCTCTGGCTTGTCATAAGTAATTCCCTCTCTGGCAAGTGCCAGAATTCCTTCTTTATCTCTGCTTGTAGCTAATCTAAGAAACAAAGCGGAATCCATCTGTCGCCTGAGTGTTCTTACATCCCACTTTTCCTTATAACATTCTTTTTCGTAAAAACTTCTTTCTAATTCATCATCAATCTTTATCAGCTCACAAATATGCGACCATGTCAATTTGTCAGACACCGTCTGACAATTCTCATAACAAAGATAAAACTTCCGCATATTGTTGAGGTTTGGGCGGCTGTATCCTCGTCCCAATCGCAAAGTTAATTGATGCGAGAGTGTTGTTAATAATTTTGAACCGTATGCTGCTTTAACATTTCCATCCTGCTCAAACTCAACAATATATTTTCCGATTTTCCAATACGTCTCTGTAATTACACTGTTTACTTTTTCAGCTATCTCTTTTTTGGCATTTGAAACTGCTGTTTCAATCTCATCCACCAATGGCTGAAGCATATTTGTCTGCTCTAAATCATTCATAATATATCCTTTCCGAATTTGTCAGACAGTGTCTGACAAATTCAATTTCCATTTTTATGTATTACGTTGTCTCCATTTCTCTTTAGCTTTTTCCAAATCGCTCTATCACTATATTTCCCTTGAACTAATATTATATTTCATATTTGCATAAAAAGAAATATAATAATTACAAATACTCCTCCTTCCCCTTATCTCTTTGCACGGAATTTTCTATATTATTCCCCGCAGCCTTTACTTTCATAGTCTCAAGCTTTTCTTTCAAGGATACCCTCTGTGCCGGCTTATCCGCCATCGCTGCTGTGAGCCTCATTCCCTGCGGATTTCCATTCTCCACAGCATAATTATGTCGGGTATTTTCTATGGGATACGGTTTTCTGGTATCTGCCACCTGCTCAGTACCCAGTTCCGATTTATCATCTTCCATACCTATTCCGTCATCTCCCTTTTCGTCCATATTGAGCAGGGCATTTAAGGCAGAAAGGCGGTCTAACTTCTCTGAAAGCTCTGCTTCCTGTGCAAATGGCTTTGTAACCTCTACCTTCGCTGTTTCAAGCTGACGCTCCACATTCTCCAGCTTTGTGGATGCTTCTGCCAGTTCCTTTGTCATGGCTTCCAACGCATGGTTGATACGGGAAATGTTACCCAGCGGGTCAACACCAATCTCCAGATTATGACTGAGCTGTCCTTTGATGTTCATAACGAATTTATGGTTAAAGGAATCAAAGGACACCGCCATTTTAAAGCCTGCATACTCTCCAATGACTGCCGGAGCATTAACGCTCTTGATTTCTTTGCACATCTCCACAAGTGCAGTTCCGGCTTCTTTTTTATCCGTATAGACCTTATTCCCGACCCTCATAGAGAAAAACTCCTTATCTGCTGGGAGATTGGTTTTTGCAGTCTGAATATCTGCCTGCAAGCCACTGATACGCTCCTTCAGAATGGTTATCTGCTGTGGATAATGCTTTGCAATGTTGTCCTCCAGACGGTATTTCTGACTGGT comes from Coprococcus phoceensis and encodes:
- a CDS encoding PDDEXK nuclease domain-containing protein, whose protein sequence is MNDLEQTNMLQPLVDEIETAVSNAKKEIAEKVNSVITETYWKIGKYIVEFEQDGNVKAAYGSKLLTTLSHQLTLRLGRGYSRPNLNNMRKFYLCYENCQTVSDKLTWSHICELIKIDDELERSFYEKECYKEKWDVRTLRRQMDSALFLRLATSRDKEGILALAREGITYDKPEDVIKDTYTLEFLGLPEKERYSEEDLEQKIIDNLQKFLLELGKGFTFVGRQYPLTVNNIHYHVDLVFYHRILKCFVLIDLKKNSVQHIDIGQMNMYMGYFAKEENMADDNPPIGIILSHNKDELLVEYATYGMDSNLFVSKYELYLPNRNELQKLVNNILEKDTEKKEE